The following coding sequences are from one Humulus lupulus chromosome X, drHumLupu1.1, whole genome shotgun sequence window:
- the LOC133803548 gene encoding protein-tyrosine sulfotransferase-like: MDPAQKFSLLLLFLGLVCVLVSASSLKYDFGHCERVVQEWAFSPLEEEIKADKHTLRDLLFFLHVPRTGGRTYFHCFLRKLYPNSLECPRSYDKLRFDPRKRKCRFLVTHDDYSMVSKLPKQSTSVVTILRDPVDRVFSTYEFSIEVAARFLVHPNLTSATQMAKRLRAKTTGVSTLDIWPWKYLVPWMREDLFACRDTRKHRGLNDIMSSDPYDTPEIAMPLHEYIHDPIAHDIVHNGATFQVAGLTNNSYTPESHFVRHCVQKYKVLGHHVLQVEKKRLDDMLYVGLTEEHKESATMFANVVGSQVISQLRVSSSKTKGSAGKKSGCF; encoded by the exons ATGGATCCTGCTCAGAAGTTCTCCTTGCTGCTGTTATTTCTTGGATTGG TCTGTGTATTAGTGAGCGCCTCTTCTCTTAAGTATGATTTTGGGCATTGCGAAAGAGTTGTCCAGGAATGGGCTTTTTCTCCTCTTGAAGAAGAAATCAAAGCAGACAAACACACATTAAGGGATTTGCTGTTCTTCCTGCACGTCCCTAGAACAGGAGGACGGACATATTTTCATTG TTTTTTGAGAAAGTTGTATCCTAACTCTTTGGAGTGCCCCCGATCTTATGATAAACTGCGATTTGATCCAAG AAAGCGCAAATGCAGGTTTCTGGTTACTCATGATGACTACAGCATGGTATCCAAACTTCCAAAGCAGAGCACGTCAGTAGTGACAATACTCAGGGATCCAGTTGACCGTGTCTTTAGTACTTATGAATTTTCAATAGAAGTAGCAGCTAGGTTTTTGGTGCATCCTAATTTAACTTCTGCAACACAAATGGCTAAACGATTGCGTGCTAAAACAACTGGTGTAAGCACACTGGATATATGGCCCTGGAAATATTTGGTTCCATGGATGAGGGAAGACCTTTTTGCTTGT AGAGATACTAGAAAGCATAGGGGCTTAAATGACATCATGAGCAGTGACCCATATGACACGCCGGAGATTGCTATGCCATTGCATGAGTACATTCATGATCCTATTGCTCATGACATAGTTCACAATGGAGCAACATTTCAG GTTGCAGGTTTGACAAACAACTCCTATACTCCAGAATCACATTTTGTGCGCCATTGTGTGCAAAAGTACAAGGTTCTTGGTCATCATGTGCTTCAAGTAGAAAAG AAAAGATTAgatgatatgttatatgttggTCTTACTGAAGAACACAAAGAATCTGCAACCATGTTTGCAAATGTAGTTGGTTCGCAAGTGATTTCCCAGCTCAGAGTATCAAGTTCAAAAACAAAGGGAAGTGCTGGCAAGAAATCAG GCTGCTTTTAG